The following proteins are encoded in a genomic region of Hyla sarda isolate aHylSar1 chromosome 3, aHylSar1.hap1, whole genome shotgun sequence:
- the LOC130362543 gene encoding uncharacterized protein LOC130362543 isoform X1: MRVVWGMNDVRFGHCLSFQTERGLKPKLPLIEKGKEMDSFSYCDISSVFITKTIHRIISPMAVQLCHLIISMQCNGNKYIVISGDLEQLAEELSKFTEHFANTSLRLKEEYDDATFAQEMEKAAKSLQVFGKNILLSIQKLCIQPTVPNHQEELVIAAQNVLMGTLKILQLEDDAGVRKIHRAADWLLECLTYLQKAESTSHLQANFWEFSEALLLLNCLTKNRVFDLKDSLHQKHLAQKLQTLHKCVPMLYTALQSSIKHPCNDQIIDSKLYIFDQTSKTIHDLKHLLTTDPDRHEVKKQGSFTQELYTLLNILSDPKPTELLNSDLDFLVGAIIFYCIYVADYSRPYIKLQLVKHCQNLLEKRKRLCDHLKELQETPCRSLFDLQAQCASMRVQLNDINENLISSIFYQILDAFTVKDPLKRLLRAALKMNKKTSLHSEHLFASKAFQPLLQAFQNHTDQLLKISSFVLAQCSQEQIINEIQSSVDCLCRVRNEVIALVLDTNKANYECKMFEKAQSIYQKWIKATESLIMSLDGILTVHQFLELSIKEIQKNKYRCEKLLRSQEPEIFQYHAADLCDLAERVAQVVTRHVDQSKSPIFRNGLRVLVRQLETLVLETRTAMIQCLEKISCFTTQNHFLEKVNLLFKSIYNVQEGITGSKHPDLLSPLRNEGGPVTHKVTTIDLNESEESHDYNEKTHREQHKTCSSYEGYLSKPVPLSNTGKMIRKSVNVESTIQVTDFHPLVSKLLSAVKKQNTKEIHECSSLLHEIYDIYLEVANDALLHGNIVEKDELKYKDTEALILTLVQFSKKENIEPALEIGTAMLLSHQIENMKTYFISLANCWYSFSYHLFCNSKNTECATINVELFNRLMQCFSRIVEAIREHLLGHYVDGLKFTDFSGIQEYVVKIQVQFSKCQATANRLLTEVLCSGMQSENSKLEYVCIFWAVSVQQLSRLLDVFIGTNNLSITGPTDWTQLNISESRSLVFLCETSLWLQEAAVILINNFIDEKEQKKVLLLKEEMGCLTESLLKLREDLNSSSPTDLSFNVDYMLLQIELMLKTKLIMIHVKKLYRGSQTLIHFDIFSCNSNNRFLAMRSLENNAKSLVDKVTLVKETLKNSPDVINNEELILLVDHLHSLTQDIAARSKLFMDIQYEWDLLMLEAMLLNWSAKAEQFISRVCTDAELDVSVVKFIKQCLTSRERTETTMTDTDVLYNDTSNVSIQSMNINVKQQRAETECEQKASTSTKQDAKNEDCSVTVYKQIAACSNKQSEINSSDKVTLESGLISKEQSAVDGTQRKKLNSRQKSSVRRLMKVVRSKRGIATNDKHNKNFTERHSKAHGVTLEKTMSTESDESHLEVNIKRDNGEDLIYQNLHVNIGVENSLVNQESPTLTLDTTVIRAEKETTDQEAKNLKTHTLFTVVKKRVSHQETKLHKTPEAMQKDTLTQQLINEKEIPENIQGISIEETKDKQTNRHSTMVQNNETNLEPKKIGTLHSDEQNKETNHKVSDQLSGNASRLGDELNVEYPAPNHSICEQQKKYQQESTNYKMLLDHKKGRTEITKKESVIAKPCMTPIDSQKEFFRGQKKTHKEQPRSETENKQLSISNRSDNSNNETQQQIKLRKEHKTCPIAQPGMNILKMDYKKKPATVFWDNLSSTTVVVEHAKVKCTSLEDMQNVHRHSQRFTKCLLAEEVETWEGETNTVVKITREMATQMSNMIQYLDRKGPIKV; this comes from the exons GAGATGGATTCCTTTTCTTACTGTGACATCAGTTCAGTGTTTATAACCAAGACAATTCACAGGATTATATCCCCGATGGCCGTACAGCTCTGTCATTTGATCATCTCCATGCAATGTAATGGTAACAAGTATATTGTGATAAGCGGGGACCTGGAACAATTGGCTGAGGAGTTATCCAAATTTACAGAGCATTTTGCCAACACTTCCCTCAG GCTGAAAGAAGAGTATGATGATGCAACTTTTGCGCAAGAAATGGAAAAAGCAGCAAAATCGCTTCAAGTATTTGGGAAAAACATCCTGTTGTCAATACAGAAACTATGCATTCAACCTACAGTTCCAAATCACCAAGAGGAATTGGTTATTGCAGCACAAAATGTATTGATGGGAACTTTAAAG ATACTTCAGCTAGAAGATGATGCAGGAGTTAGAAAGATACATCGAGCTGCAGATTGGCTCCTTGAGTGTTTGACTTATTTACAAAAAGCAGAAAGCACCTCACACCTGCAGGCAAATTTCTGGGAATTTTCTGAAGCTCTTCTCTTATTGAACTGCCTAACCAAGAACAGAGTTTTTGATCTAAAAGATTCCCTGCACCAGAAACATTTGGCACAAAAATTGCAAACCCTTCATAAATGTGTCCCAATGTTGTATACAGCACTTCAAAGCAGTATTAAGCATCCTTGTAATGATCAAATAATTGATTCCAAGTTGTACATATTTGATCAAACATCAAAGACAATACACGATCTTAAACACTTGCTGACAACTGACCCAGATAGGCATGAAGTAAAGAAGCAAGGCTCATTTACTCAAGAATTATATACTTTACTCAACATATTATCAGATCCCAAGCCAACGGAGCTTCTCAACAGTGATTTAGACTTTCTTGTAGGAGCCATCATTTTTTACTGCATTTATGTAGCTGATTATTCAAGACCATATATAAAACTACAGCTGGTAAAACACTGCCAAAATCTACTGGAAAAAAGAAAACGGCTGTGTGACCACTTGAAGGAGTTACAGGAAACACCATGTAGAAGTCTATTTGATCTGCAAGCGCAGTGTGCATCTATGAGAGTCCAGCTTAATGatattaatgaaaacctgatatcttctatattttATCAGATTCTAGATGCTTTTACTGTCAAAGATCCATTAAAAAGGTTGTTAAGAGCTGCTCTCAAAATGAATAAGAAAACAAGTCTTCACTCAGAACATCTATTTGCTTCCAAGGCTTTCCAACCACTTCTCCAAGCCTTTCAGAATCATACAGACCAGTTATTGAAGATATCTAGCTTTGTTTTAGCCCAATGCTCTCAAGAACAAATAATCAATGAGATACAGAGTTCTGTCGATTGCTTATGTAGAGTAAGGAATGAGGTAATTGCACTTGTTCTTGACACCAATAAGGCAAACTATGAATGCAAAATGTTTGAAAAGGCACAGTCTATTTACCAGAAATGGATTAAGGCTACAGAAAGTTTAATCATGAGTCTTGATGGTATTTTAACTGTACACCAGTTCTTGGAATTGTCCATTAAAGAGATTCAGAAGAATAAGTACCGCTGTGAAAAACTCCTGAGAAGTCAGGAACCAGAAATTTTTCAGTATCATGCTGCAGACTTATGTGATCTGGCAGAACGTGTAGCCCAGGTTGTTACCAGGCATGTTGACCAGAGCAAGAGCCCCATATTCAGGAATGGCTTGCGAGTTTTGGTTAGACAATTGGAAACATTGGTGCTTGAAACCAGAACAGCTATGATACAATGCCTTGAGAAAATATCATGTTTTACAACTCAAAACCATTTCTTGGAAAAAGTCAATCTTTTGTTCAAATCTATATATAATGTTCAAGAAGGGATTACTGGTAGCAAACATCCGGATCTGCTAAGTCCTTTAAGAAATGAAGGTGGTCCAGTCACTCATAAAGTTACCACAATTGATTTAAATGAAtcggaggagtcacatgattacAATGAGAAAACCCATAGGGAGCAGCATAAAACATGTTCATCATATGAAGGATACTTGAGCAAACCTGTTCCTTTATCCAACACAGGGAAAATGATAAGAAAAAGTGTAAATGTTGAAAGCACAATACAAGTAACAGATTTTCATCCACTAGTAAGTAAACTTCTAAGTGCAGTAAAGAAGCAGAACACTAAAGAGATCCATGAATGCAGTTCTCTTTTACATGAAATCTATGACATTTACCTGGAGGTGGCAAATGATGCATTACTTCATGGAAATATTGTGGAAAAAGATGAACTTAAGTATAAAGACACTGAAGCCCTAATATTAACCCTTGTCCAGTTTAGCAAGAAAGAAAATATAGAGCCAGCATTAGAAATCGGAACTGCCATGTTACTTTCACATCAAATTGAAAACATGAAAACCTACTTTATATCTTTGGCAAATTGTTGGTATAGTTTTTCTTACCATTTATTTTGTAATTCAAAAAACACTGAATGTGCCACCATCAATGTTGAGCTGTTTAACAGATTAATGCAATGTTTTTCAAGGATTGTTGAAGCAATAAGGGAACATTTACTTGGCCACTATGTTGATGGCCTGAAGTTTACAGATTTTTCTGGAATTCAAGAATATGTGGTAAAAATTCAGGTCCAATTCTCCAAGTGCCAGGCCACTGCTAATCGGTTACTTACAGAAGTTCTTTGTAGTGGAATGCAGTCTGAGAATAGTAAACTAGAATATGTGTGCATTTTCTGGGCAGTATCTGTACAACAATTATCTAGATTATTAGATGTATTCATTGGTACTAATAATTTATCAATCACTGGACCAACCGATTGGACACAACTCAACATTTCTGAGAGTAGAAGTCTAGTTTTCCTATGTGAAACATCATTGTGGCTACAGGAAGCTGCAGTTATCCTAATTAATAACTTTATTGatgaaaaagaacagaaaaaagtTTTGTTACTCAAAGAAGAGATGGGCTGTCTGACCGAGTCACTGCTGAAGTTAAGAGAAGACCTTAACTCATCTTCTCCTACTGATCTGTCCTTTAATGTAGACTATATGCTATTGCAAATTGAACTTATGTTAAAGACAAAACTTATTATGATCCATGTAAAGAAGTTGTATAGGGGGAGTCAAACTTTAAtacattttgacattttttcaTGTAACTCTAATAATAGATTTCTTGCTATGAGATCTTTGGAAAATAATGCAAAATCACTGGTTGACAAAGTTACTTTGGTGAAAGAGACACTTAAAAACTCTCCTGATGTCATAAACAATGAAGAATTAATTCTTTTAGTAGATCACCTGCATTCCCTTACACAAGATATTGCAGCAAGGTCAAAACTATTCATGGACATTCAATATGAGTGGGATCTTTTAATGCTTGAAGCTATGCTCTTGAACTGGTCAGCTAAAGCTGAACAATTCATTTCACGTGTATGCACTGATGCAGAGTTGGATGTGTCTGTTGTAAAGTTCATCAAACAGTGCCTAACATCTAGGGaaagaacagagaccacaatGACAGATACTGATGTCCTTTACAATGATACTTCAAATGTGTCCATTCAATCAATGAATATTAATGTGAAACAACAAAGAGCAGAAACTGAATGTGAACAAAAAGCCTCAACCTCGACAAAACAAGATGCAAAAAATGAAGACTGCAGTGTGACTGTTTACAAACAAATTGCAGCTTGCAGTAATAAACAAAGTGAAATCAATAGCAGTGACAAAGTTACCTTAGAAAGTGGTTTAATCAGTAAGGAACAAAGTGCAGTTGATGGAACACAACGGAAGAAATTAAACAGCAGACAAAAGTCTTCTGTCAGAAGATTAATGAAGGTGGTCCGTTCCAAGCGAGGAATAGCAACTAATGACAAACACAATAAAAACTTTACTGAAAGACATTCTAAAGCGCATGGTGTGACATTGGAGAAGACAATGAGCACAGAATCTGATGAATCTCATCTTGAGGTTAATATAAAAAGGGATAATGGAGAAGATTTAATTTATCAAAATCTTCATGTGAACATTGGAGTAGAAAATAGTTTGGTCAATCAGGAATCACCAACGTTGACATTAGATACAACAGTTATTAGAGCTGAAAAAGAGACAACCGATCAGGAAGCTAAAAATctgaaaacacacacactatttaCAGTTGTTAAAAAAAGAGTTAGTCACCAAGAAACAAAGCTACATAAAACACCCGAAGCAATGCAGAAAGACACACTCACTCAGCAATTAATAAATGAAAAAGAAATTCCAGAAAACATACAAGGAATATCGATTGAAGAAACAAAGGATAAGCAAACAAATAGACATAGCACAATGGTACAGAATAATGAAACAAATCTGGAACCAAAGAAAATAGGCACATTACACAGTGACGAACAGAACAAAGAAACCAATCACAAAGTAAGTGATCAACTATCAGGAAATGCGTCAAGACTGGGAGATGAGCTAAATGTAGAATATCCAGCACCCAATCACTCAATATGcgagcagcaaaaaaaataccaacagGAATCAACCAATTATAAAATGCTGCTTGATCACAAAAAAGGAAGGACAGAAATAACTAAAAAGGAATCTGTTATTGCCAAACCATGTATGACACCCATTGATTCACAGAAAGAATTTTTTAGAGGACAGAAGAAGACCCACAAAGAGCAACCCAGATCTGAAACTGAGAATAAGCAACTTAGTATTTCTAATAGATCAGACAACAGCAATAATGAAACACAACAGCAAATTAAACTGAGGAAGGAACATAAAACTTGTCCAATAGCTCAACCAGGTATGAACATATTGAAGATGGACTACAAGAAGAAGCCAGCAACTGTGTTCTGGGACAACCTTAGCAGTACCACAGTTGTTGTTGAACACGCAAAG GTGAAGTGCACATCCCTTGAAGACATGCAGAATGTTCACAGGCATTCTCAAAGATTCACTAAATGTCTTCTGGCTGAAGAAGTAGAGACATGGGAGGGTGAGACAAATACAGTTGTTAAAATCACAAGAGAAATGGCAACCCAAATGTCTAACATGATACAatatttagacagaaaaggaccCATAAAGGTATAA
- the LOC130362543 gene encoding uncharacterized protein LOC130362543 isoform X4: MRVVWGMNDVRFGHCLSFQTERGLKPKLPLIEKGKEMDSFSYCDISSVFITKTIHRIISPMAVQLCHLIISMQCNGNKYIVISGDLEQLAEELSKFTEHFANTSLRLKEEYDDATFAQEMEKAAKSLQVFGKNILLSIQKLCIQPTVPNHQEELVIAAQNVLMGTLKILQLEDDAGVRKIHRAADWLLECLTYLQKAESTSHLQANFWEFSEALLLLNCLTKNRVFDLKDSLHQKHLAQKLQTLHKCVPMLYTALQSSIKHPCNDQIIDSKLYIFDQTSKTIHDLKHLLTTDPDRHEVKKQGSFTQELYTLLNILSDPKPTELLNSDLDFLVGAIIFYCIYVADYSRPYIKLQLVKHCQNLLEKRKRLCDHLKELQETPCRSLFDLQAQCASMRVQLNDINENLISSIFYQILDAFTVKDPLKRLLRAALKMNKKTSLHSEHLFASKAFQPLLQAFQNHTDQLLKISSFVLAQCSQEQIINEIQSSVDCLCRVRNEVIALVLDTNKANYECKMFEKAQSIYQKWIKATESLIMSLDGILTVHQFLELSIKEIQKNKYRCEKLLRSQEPEIFQYHAADLCDLAERVAQVVTRHVDQSKSPIFRNGLRVLVRQLETLVLETRTAMIQCLEKISCFTTQNHFLEKVNLLFKSIYNVQEGITGSKHPDLLSPLRNEGGPVTHKVTTIDLNESEESHDYNEKTHREQHKTCSSYEGYLSKPVPLSNTGKMIRKSVNVESTIQVTDFHPLVSKLLSAVKKQNTKEIHECSSLLHEIYDIYLEVANDALLHGNIVEKDELKYKDTEALILTLVQFSKKENIEPALEIGTAMLLSHQIENMKTYFISLANCWYSFSYHLFCNSKNTECATINVELFNRLMQCFSRIVEAIREHLLGHYVDGLKFTDFSGIQEYVVKIQVQFSKCQATANRLLTEVLCSGMQSENSKLEYVCIFWAVSVQQLSRLLDVFIGTNNLSITGPTDWTQLNISESRSLVFLCETSLWLQEAAVILINNFIDEKEQKKVLLLKEEMGCLTESLLKLREDLNSSSPTDLSFNVDYMLLQIELMLKTKLIMIHVKKLYRGSQTLIHFDIFSCNSNNRFLAMRSLENNAKSLVDKVTLVKETLKNSPDVINNEELILLVDHLHSLTQDIAARSKLFMDIQYEWDLLMLEAMLLNWSAKAEQFISRVCTDAELDVSVVKFIKQCLTSRERTETTMTDTDVLYNDTSNVSIQSMNINVKQQRAETECEQKASTSTKQDAKNEDCSVTVYKQIAACSNKQSEINSSDKVTLESGLISKEQSAVDGTQRKKLNSRQKSSVRRLMKVVRSKRGIATNDKHNKNFTERHSKAHGVTLEKTMSTESDESHLEVNIKRDNGEDLIYQNLHVNIGVENSLVNQESPTLTLDTTVIRAEKETTDQEAKNLKTHTLFTVVKKRVSHQETKLHKTPEAMQKDTLTQQLINEKEIPENIQGISIEETKDKQTNRHSTMVQNNETNLEPKKIGTLHSDEQNKETNHKVSDQLSGNASRLGDELNVEYPAPNHSICEQQKKYQQESTNYKMLLDHKKGRTEITKKESVIAKPCMTPIDSQKEFFRGQKKTHKEQPRSETENKQLSISNRSDNSNNETQQQIKLRKEHKTCPIAQPGMNILKMDYKKKPATVFWDNLSSTTVVVEHAKVKCTSLEDMQNVHRHSQRFTKCLLAEEVETWEV; encoded by the exons GAGATGGATTCCTTTTCTTACTGTGACATCAGTTCAGTGTTTATAACCAAGACAATTCACAGGATTATATCCCCGATGGCCGTACAGCTCTGTCATTTGATCATCTCCATGCAATGTAATGGTAACAAGTATATTGTGATAAGCGGGGACCTGGAACAATTGGCTGAGGAGTTATCCAAATTTACAGAGCATTTTGCCAACACTTCCCTCAG GCTGAAAGAAGAGTATGATGATGCAACTTTTGCGCAAGAAATGGAAAAAGCAGCAAAATCGCTTCAAGTATTTGGGAAAAACATCCTGTTGTCAATACAGAAACTATGCATTCAACCTACAGTTCCAAATCACCAAGAGGAATTGGTTATTGCAGCACAAAATGTATTGATGGGAACTTTAAAG ATACTTCAGCTAGAAGATGATGCAGGAGTTAGAAAGATACATCGAGCTGCAGATTGGCTCCTTGAGTGTTTGACTTATTTACAAAAAGCAGAAAGCACCTCACACCTGCAGGCAAATTTCTGGGAATTTTCTGAAGCTCTTCTCTTATTGAACTGCCTAACCAAGAACAGAGTTTTTGATCTAAAAGATTCCCTGCACCAGAAACATTTGGCACAAAAATTGCAAACCCTTCATAAATGTGTCCCAATGTTGTATACAGCACTTCAAAGCAGTATTAAGCATCCTTGTAATGATCAAATAATTGATTCCAAGTTGTACATATTTGATCAAACATCAAAGACAATACACGATCTTAAACACTTGCTGACAACTGACCCAGATAGGCATGAAGTAAAGAAGCAAGGCTCATTTACTCAAGAATTATATACTTTACTCAACATATTATCAGATCCCAAGCCAACGGAGCTTCTCAACAGTGATTTAGACTTTCTTGTAGGAGCCATCATTTTTTACTGCATTTATGTAGCTGATTATTCAAGACCATATATAAAACTACAGCTGGTAAAACACTGCCAAAATCTACTGGAAAAAAGAAAACGGCTGTGTGACCACTTGAAGGAGTTACAGGAAACACCATGTAGAAGTCTATTTGATCTGCAAGCGCAGTGTGCATCTATGAGAGTCCAGCTTAATGatattaatgaaaacctgatatcttctatattttATCAGATTCTAGATGCTTTTACTGTCAAAGATCCATTAAAAAGGTTGTTAAGAGCTGCTCTCAAAATGAATAAGAAAACAAGTCTTCACTCAGAACATCTATTTGCTTCCAAGGCTTTCCAACCACTTCTCCAAGCCTTTCAGAATCATACAGACCAGTTATTGAAGATATCTAGCTTTGTTTTAGCCCAATGCTCTCAAGAACAAATAATCAATGAGATACAGAGTTCTGTCGATTGCTTATGTAGAGTAAGGAATGAGGTAATTGCACTTGTTCTTGACACCAATAAGGCAAACTATGAATGCAAAATGTTTGAAAAGGCACAGTCTATTTACCAGAAATGGATTAAGGCTACAGAAAGTTTAATCATGAGTCTTGATGGTATTTTAACTGTACACCAGTTCTTGGAATTGTCCATTAAAGAGATTCAGAAGAATAAGTACCGCTGTGAAAAACTCCTGAGAAGTCAGGAACCAGAAATTTTTCAGTATCATGCTGCAGACTTATGTGATCTGGCAGAACGTGTAGCCCAGGTTGTTACCAGGCATGTTGACCAGAGCAAGAGCCCCATATTCAGGAATGGCTTGCGAGTTTTGGTTAGACAATTGGAAACATTGGTGCTTGAAACCAGAACAGCTATGATACAATGCCTTGAGAAAATATCATGTTTTACAACTCAAAACCATTTCTTGGAAAAAGTCAATCTTTTGTTCAAATCTATATATAATGTTCAAGAAGGGATTACTGGTAGCAAACATCCGGATCTGCTAAGTCCTTTAAGAAATGAAGGTGGTCCAGTCACTCATAAAGTTACCACAATTGATTTAAATGAAtcggaggagtcacatgattacAATGAGAAAACCCATAGGGAGCAGCATAAAACATGTTCATCATATGAAGGATACTTGAGCAAACCTGTTCCTTTATCCAACACAGGGAAAATGATAAGAAAAAGTGTAAATGTTGAAAGCACAATACAAGTAACAGATTTTCATCCACTAGTAAGTAAACTTCTAAGTGCAGTAAAGAAGCAGAACACTAAAGAGATCCATGAATGCAGTTCTCTTTTACATGAAATCTATGACATTTACCTGGAGGTGGCAAATGATGCATTACTTCATGGAAATATTGTGGAAAAAGATGAACTTAAGTATAAAGACACTGAAGCCCTAATATTAACCCTTGTCCAGTTTAGCAAGAAAGAAAATATAGAGCCAGCATTAGAAATCGGAACTGCCATGTTACTTTCACATCAAATTGAAAACATGAAAACCTACTTTATATCTTTGGCAAATTGTTGGTATAGTTTTTCTTACCATTTATTTTGTAATTCAAAAAACACTGAATGTGCCACCATCAATGTTGAGCTGTTTAACAGATTAATGCAATGTTTTTCAAGGATTGTTGAAGCAATAAGGGAACATTTACTTGGCCACTATGTTGATGGCCTGAAGTTTACAGATTTTTCTGGAATTCAAGAATATGTGGTAAAAATTCAGGTCCAATTCTCCAAGTGCCAGGCCACTGCTAATCGGTTACTTACAGAAGTTCTTTGTAGTGGAATGCAGTCTGAGAATAGTAAACTAGAATATGTGTGCATTTTCTGGGCAGTATCTGTACAACAATTATCTAGATTATTAGATGTATTCATTGGTACTAATAATTTATCAATCACTGGACCAACCGATTGGACACAACTCAACATTTCTGAGAGTAGAAGTCTAGTTTTCCTATGTGAAACATCATTGTGGCTACAGGAAGCTGCAGTTATCCTAATTAATAACTTTATTGatgaaaaagaacagaaaaaagtTTTGTTACTCAAAGAAGAGATGGGCTGTCTGACCGAGTCACTGCTGAAGTTAAGAGAAGACCTTAACTCATCTTCTCCTACTGATCTGTCCTTTAATGTAGACTATATGCTATTGCAAATTGAACTTATGTTAAAGACAAAACTTATTATGATCCATGTAAAGAAGTTGTATAGGGGGAGTCAAACTTTAAtacattttgacattttttcaTGTAACTCTAATAATAGATTTCTTGCTATGAGATCTTTGGAAAATAATGCAAAATCACTGGTTGACAAAGTTACTTTGGTGAAAGAGACACTTAAAAACTCTCCTGATGTCATAAACAATGAAGAATTAATTCTTTTAGTAGATCACCTGCATTCCCTTACACAAGATATTGCAGCAAGGTCAAAACTATTCATGGACATTCAATATGAGTGGGATCTTTTAATGCTTGAAGCTATGCTCTTGAACTGGTCAGCTAAAGCTGAACAATTCATTTCACGTGTATGCACTGATGCAGAGTTGGATGTGTCTGTTGTAAAGTTCATCAAACAGTGCCTAACATCTAGGGaaagaacagagaccacaatGACAGATACTGATGTCCTTTACAATGATACTTCAAATGTGTCCATTCAATCAATGAATATTAATGTGAAACAACAAAGAGCAGAAACTGAATGTGAACAAAAAGCCTCAACCTCGACAAAACAAGATGCAAAAAATGAAGACTGCAGTGTGACTGTTTACAAACAAATTGCAGCTTGCAGTAATAAACAAAGTGAAATCAATAGCAGTGACAAAGTTACCTTAGAAAGTGGTTTAATCAGTAAGGAACAAAGTGCAGTTGATGGAACACAACGGAAGAAATTAAACAGCAGACAAAAGTCTTCTGTCAGAAGATTAATGAAGGTGGTCCGTTCCAAGCGAGGAATAGCAACTAATGACAAACACAATAAAAACTTTACTGAAAGACATTCTAAAGCGCATGGTGTGACATTGGAGAAGACAATGAGCACAGAATCTGATGAATCTCATCTTGAGGTTAATATAAAAAGGGATAATGGAGAAGATTTAATTTATCAAAATCTTCATGTGAACATTGGAGTAGAAAATAGTTTGGTCAATCAGGAATCACCAACGTTGACATTAGATACAACAGTTATTAGAGCTGAAAAAGAGACAACCGATCAGGAAGCTAAAAATctgaaaacacacacactatttaCAGTTGTTAAAAAAAGAGTTAGTCACCAAGAAACAAAGCTACATAAAACACCCGAAGCAATGCAGAAAGACACACTCACTCAGCAATTAATAAATGAAAAAGAAATTCCAGAAAACATACAAGGAATATCGATTGAAGAAACAAAGGATAAGCAAACAAATAGACATAGCACAATGGTACAGAATAATGAAACAAATCTGGAACCAAAGAAAATAGGCACATTACACAGTGACGAACAGAACAAAGAAACCAATCACAAAGTAAGTGATCAACTATCAGGAAATGCGTCAAGACTGGGAGATGAGCTAAATGTAGAATATCCAGCACCCAATCACTCAATATGcgagcagcaaaaaaaataccaacagGAATCAACCAATTATAAAATGCTGCTTGATCACAAAAAAGGAAGGACAGAAATAACTAAAAAGGAATCTGTTATTGCCAAACCATGTATGACACCCATTGATTCACAGAAAGAATTTTTTAGAGGACAGAAGAAGACCCACAAAGAGCAACCCAGATCTGAAACTGAGAATAAGCAACTTAGTATTTCTAATAGATCAGACAACAGCAATAATGAAACACAACAGCAAATTAAACTGAGGAAGGAACATAAAACTTGTCCAATAGCTCAACCAGGTATGAACATATTGAAGATGGACTACAAGAAGAAGCCAGCAACTGTGTTCTGGGACAACCTTAGCAGTACCACAGTTGTTGTTGAACACGCAAAG GTGAAGTGCACATCCCTTGAAGACATGCAGAATGTTCACAGGCATTCTCAAAGATTCACTAAATGTCTTCTGGCTGAAGAAGTAGAGACATGGGAGG tgtaa